The window GCCAGGGACATCCAGCAGCTCTTGGGCTGGTGGCACAGAGCTGATGGTACAAGGAGGGATGGCAGGAGACCCCTTTCTCTCCTGCATGGTAGGGTCTGAAAGGCATAAGGCAGATAAACACTTGTCCCAAGGGTGTTTTGGCCACTAGagatggatgaggagctgggCAGACCTTGGTGGCAGCTGTGGTGCTCAGCTCACCTTGTGGCATCCCAGTCAAACACACCTGAGGTGAAAAGGGTGTAGGAAACCCACAGTCCTACCAGAATATGGCTCCTGGCCTTATCCATCCTTGTTCCTCGTTTCCCATCCTTCTCACTCCCATCTCTTGGCAGGTGCAAACACACCTGAAGGCAGTTGAGGTGGAAAGGGTGTAGGAAACCCACTGCATTCTCCTCATAGTCCTCCCAGACCATGGCTCCTGGCCTCTTCCAACCTCACTCCTGGTTTCCCATCCTTCTCACTCCCATCTCTTGGCAGGTGGCATGCTCCTCACAGTTCTCCCAGAATATGGCTCCTGGCCTTATCCATCCTGTCTCCTGGTTTCCCATCCTTCTCACTCCCATCTCCTGGCAGGTGCTGTCCCTGGGTGCTGATGTCCTTCCTGAGTACAAACTGCAGGCCCCACGCATCCACCGATGGACCATCCTGCACTACAGTCCCTTCAAGGCTGTGTGGGACTGGCTCATCCTCCTGCTTGTCATCTACACAGCTGTCTTCACCCCTTActcagctgctttcctgctcaACGAGGAGCAGGTGGAGGAGAAACGCTGGGACTGCGGCTACTCCTGTGACCCACTCAACATCATCGACCTCATCGTGGACATCATGTTCATCGTGGACATTGTTATCAACTTCCGTACCACCTACGTCAACATCAACGACGAGGTGGTGAGCCACCCTGGCAAGATTGCCATCCACTACTTCAAGGGCTGGTTCCTCATTGACATGGTTGCTGCCATCCCCTTCGACCTGCTCATCTTCCGTTCTGGCTCTGATGAGGTACAAGCAGGACCTTAAAGTTCctcaggagaggagggaggggaccCACAGGTGGGTGGGGGGTACAGGAGAGAAAGGAcggggaagggagagggaccTGCTCATCCTCTGCTCTGGCTCTGATAAGGAACAAGCAGGAGCTCAAGGTTCCtcaggaaaggagggaggggaccCACAGGTGGGTGGGGggtacaagagagaaaaaaaaaaggagagggaccTGCTCATCTTCCACTCTGGCTCTGATGAGGTACAACCTCAAGGTTCCTcgggagaggagggaggggaccCACAGATGGGTGTGGGGGTAcaggggagaaaggaagggagaggaaccTGCTCATCTGCTCTGGCTCTGGCTCTGTACAAGCAGGAGCTCAAGGTTCCtcaggaaaggagggaggggaccCACAGATGGGTGGGGAGatacaggagagaaaggaaggggaagggagagggaccTGCTCATCTGCTCTGGCTCTGATGAGGTACAAGCAGGACctcagagaggagggaggggactCAGGGATGGGTGTGGGGGtacaggagagaaaggaagggagaggaaccTGCTCATCTTCTGCTCTGGCTCTGATGAGGTACAAGCAGGAGCTCAAAGTTCctcaggagaggagggaggggactCATAGATGGGTGGGGGGgtagaggagagaaaggaaaggagagggatgGATGATACAAGGAGTGGATGGCCAGCTCTGCAAGGAGAGAGGTGGTTGGTCAGAGGGATGGGCACATTTTTATTAATACCCATTTTGATTAAGAAGCTGGGACCTGGGGTGTTATTCAGCAGGGTCAGAGAGCTCCACAGACCCTCCTAGATGTGCTAAGTTAGTGTTTAACTGGACCTGCTTCCCTTGcctcccttcctgcttcccagaGCAGGCTGGGGGCTCAGTTTCAGGTCCCATATGCCATTGAGGAGGAATTTGGGGTCTCACTGCAGGCCAGCCTCAAAATGTTGGCAGTGAGATGATCCCTGTGGCTACTGTGCTTGGCTGAGAGCCTGTGGGGTGAAAGGCAGCAATGGTTGGCAAGATGAGGCCCCAAAAGGGAACATGGGGTTGCTTTGGTTCCTCTCCCTTAATCCCAAGGCCTCTTCTCTTCCTGGTCCATGGAGACAAACAGCCCTTTCCATGGCATTCCCCATGTCAGATGCCACCTCCGAGCACTTCACACTTTAGAAATACACTCTTTACCCTTCAAAGGCAGCACTGTTAGGTTCAGAAccacctcttccttcttcctgagatttttttcccctgtcccctccagaCCACCACCCTCATCGGCCTCTTGAAAACCGCCCGGCTCCTGCGCTTGGTCCGCGTGGCCCGAAAACTGGATCGGTACTCAGAGTACGGAGCAGCCGTGCTCTTCCTCCTCATGTGCACCTTCGCCCTCATCGCCCACTGGTTGGCCTGCATCTGGTATGCCATTGGCAACGTGGAGAGGCCCTACATGGAACACAAAATTGGCTGGCTGGATAACCTGGGCGACCAGATCGGCAAACGCTACAACGACAGCGACCTCTCCTCTGGCCCCTCCATCAAGGATAAATATGTCACTGCCCTCTACTTCACCTTCAGCAGCCTCACCAGTGTGGGCTTTGGCAATGTCTCACCCAACACCAACTCTGAGAAGATCTTCTCCATCTGTGTCATGCTCATTGGCTGTGAGTGTCCTGCTGGCCCTATCCCTGCCATGGAGAAACAGGAGAGAACCACCGGGATGTAGGATGTGGGGTTGTTAAGACaatctcctcctctgcctctgcctctgctgcacAGATGGAGATGGAGGGTGTGGGGTTTTGTAGGATGTGGGGTTTTAAGACACCCTCGTCCTCTACCTGTGCCTCTTCTGCACAGACAAATGGAGATGGAGGATGTGGGGTTCTGTAGGATGTGGGGTTTTGTAGGATGTGGGGTTTTAAGACAACCTCATCCCCTGCCCATGCTTCTTCTGCACAAATGGAGATGGAGGATGTGGGATTTTGTAGGATGTGGGGTTTTAAGACAACCTCTTCTTCTACCTGTGCCTCCTCTGCACAGGCAGAGCCAACAGTGAGCTAACTGTTGGATGTAGGATGGGGGGAGATGTAGGATGTGGGGTTTTAAGGCaatctcttcctctgcctgtgcttctTCTGCACAAATGGAGATGTAGGATGTGGAGGGATGTAGGATGTGGAGTTTTGTAGGATGTGGGGTTTTAAGACAACgtcctcctctgcctgtgcctctTCCACACAGACAAAAGGACGGGGCAGCTGGAAACACAGGTTTCAGAACCCCCCTGATTTTAGGTCCATGGTGCATACAGGTTTTGGAAACCTGCTGGTTCCAGGTCTGAGGCAGCAGGACATTCCTCCTGGCCGTGTCCTGCTGAGTCCTGCCCTCTCCTTGCAGCTCTGATGTACGCCAGCATCTTCGGGAACGTCTCTGCCATCATCCAGCGGCTGTACTCGGGCACGGCGCGGTACCACACGCAGATGCTGCGGGTGAAGGAGTTCATCCGCTTCCACCAGATCCCCAACCCCCTGCGCCAGCGCCTGGAGGAATATTTCCAGCACGCCTGGTCCTACACCAACGGCATCGACATGAACGCTGTGAGTATGGAGAGGGGGGGACAGGACCTCACAACCCCTCGGAGCTCAAACAGTCCATCCAAACACCTCCATCCCTTCGAGGAGGCAGAAGATTTAGGAGGTTGTCAAGAGGCTGTCTGCCCCAAGCATTCCCCTTTCTCCCACTTTGTCTCTCCAGCCCTCCACACCTACTCGGAGGTTTTTTTGGGgctgtttgggttggtttggagCTCAGAGCCCTGACTGGCGCCGAGCACTTTCCTGGCTGGTGCCTGATGGTGTCACCGAGCCATGGAACTGGTATCGATCCGGCTCCTCTCCACCCCGCCGGTTGCTAAGCAAAGTGCAGCCCGctctcagcagcagggagaggagggcatTTAAATAAACCTCGATCCATTTTAATTAGAGCCCAGAGAGAGCCTGCTGGGTGTTAGCAAAAAGGGGGGATCAATGGTGGAGCCGCGCTGGAGAGGCGCCGGGGCTCCGAGCCCGGTGGGGGGGTTGGTGCTGATGGCATCAGGACACCCCAGGGATTAGGGGGAGGGCTCAGCCTTTGGGGGGGTCCTGGGCTGGGGTAACAGGGGTCCAAGGTGCAAATGTTCAGGCTTGGccagcaggaaggagagggaagaatgAGAAAGAGGTGAGGAGAGATAGGACCTGGGATTCCCCAGCTCTTAGCCCTGGGTAGGCCCTTGGCTTGCTTATTCCCAGCtcatgctcctttttttttcctaaagctttCCCTGTCCCTGGGCACTCTCAGGACATGGGTTTGTATTAATTCAGCCTCTCCCTCTTCAGCCACTGTTGGCTCATTAAACAACTGAGCAGCATTTGGGGATTTGCCTGGGGTTAAACCTCTCCCACGGAGGAAACCCCCTTGGGCTGGACGTGGGTGGCAAAGCCATGGCACCCAACCAAGCACAGGTTCTCCTGCTTTAGTGCAAAGCCAGGTCACAAATCCCCTGTGCCCAGCTGAACTGGCAGCTTGGACgtgctgctgctcacactgaGTCCCCCTGAAACGCTGCTGAGATGCAGCACCCGCTGATCAATCATCCCAGGGCCCCATCGATTTGTCCACCCCTCTTTTCCCAGGAGGGAAACAAAGGCAGCCTGTGGGATcatgagggagctgggaatgAGCTGGCCCAGTCCCTGCCTGCTTGTCCCAGATTTGGCCACCAGCAAGGTGGTGAGAAGAGAGCAAGGGGTACCCCAGAGCCATACGCTGctctcaataaaaaaaaaaccacaaaaaacaccCAGACCCAGGTGGGTGTTGCCATAGGTGGTGGCAACTTTCTCAGTATTGTGAGTTTTACCTTGATTTCACCTTCAGAATGAGCTTTTGTTCATGGGGAGGTGTTTGCCAGGGGTCTGTTTAGCCACACAAGtggcccaggctgctgcttgccATTCAGGCTGTTGCTGTTTAATGAGGGCATTACCTGGTGCCCAGCTTGTGCTGTGATCAGTGAGTGTAAAAATGGAAAGGGGGATATGGGGAAGAAATAGATGGATAAATAGATGGATCTGGttcttattatttattattataaagaATATCTGGTTCTTATTATTTATTCCTTGGGAGTGGTCTCACCCTCAGCTGCACGCAGCACAAGCCAGGGACAAGCAGATGAGCAGCCACcaagggaagagcagaaaatgtCCCCTGGGCTTGTGTGGCCTGGGCTGCCACCATGGTCCTTCCCTGAGACATTCCCAACGTGGTGAcaccttttccctctctcttcccaggTGCTGAAGGGTTTCCCTGACTGCCTGCAGGCAGACATCTGCCTCCACCTCAACCGCACGCTGCTCCAGAACTGCAAAGCTTTCCGAGGAGCCAGCAAAGGCTGCCTGAGAGCCCTGGCCATGAAGTTCAAGACAACCCATGCACCACCCGGGGACACCCTGGTGCACTATGGAGATGTCCTCACCACCCTCTACTTCATCTCCCGAGGCTCCATCGAGATTCTCCGGGAAGACATTGTGGTGGCCATCTTAGGTGGAAAAGTCCTTCCTTCTGGGAGGGATGATGGGTGAAGGGTGGTGGGAAGTGGACAAGGCGTGGCAGGTGATCCACATCCTCTAGTGGATCTTCTCCCCTTCTAGAAGGGATCTCCTCTTCTAGAAGGGAAGGCTGTTTCTCAGCATCTAGTGCATCaaggtagtggatcaagggttggacttgatgatctcagaggtccctcccaacccagcccattctatggttctatggtTCTGTGGTTCTCTGATCTAGCTGGTTGCCCAACTAGTGGGCAGGGAATGGAGAATCCCAGCAGATGCCAGAGAGAAGCCATAAAAGAGTGGTAAGAGCAGGACATGGCTCAACTGGCCCCAGTCATCCTTGATGTCCCATTACCCTGGTCCAGTCTTCCCATCAGAGAAGGCTTTCACAGCATAATTCCCATTGTCCCAAATCAGGGTTGCTGAGCATCCTCTTGTCCATGAGCCCCAAAATGAGgtctgctggggcaggggtgggTGCCCACCCTCCCCTAACAAGCTCTAGGGAGCTAGTGGGCAGGGAATGGAGAATCCCAGCAGATGCCAGAGAGAAGCCATAAAAGAGTGATAAGAGCAGGACATGGCTCAGCTGTCCCAGGCATCCCTGATGACCCATTACCCTGGTTCAGTCTTCCCATCAGAGGTGGCTTTCACAGCATAATCCCCACTGAGTTTTCTTTTAACAGCTGTAATACTGTCAAGGCTTTTGGAACAGATCCTAAAGGCAAGAAGTCATTGAGGCAGGACAAGAAAGTGGATTGTCCCCAATCAGGGTTGCTGAGCATCCTCTTGTCCGTGAGCCCCAAAGTGGGgtctgctggggcaggggtgggTGCTCACCCCCCCCTAACAAGCTCTCTGTTGGCACAGGGAAGAATGACATTTTTGGGGAGCCCATCAGCCTCTACGCCCGCCCAGGGAAGTCCAATGCTGACGTGAGGGCCCTGACCTACTGTGACTTGCACAAGATCCAACGGGAAGACCTGCTGGAAGTCTTGGATATGTACCCAGCTTTCTCTGACAACTTCTGGAGCAACTTAGAGATCACCTTCAACCTGCGAGATGTGAGTTCTGGGGCTGCCTCAAGGGGAGGGATGTGGTCAGTGCCTTCAATTTGCCAACTGGAAGGCAGAGGTAGCCAGAGACCAGTGCTGGGAGGATGCTGAATGGGTTGTAGCCTGGATGGCACCTATGAGAGGGACGTGGGATTCATGGATTGACCTGGGTGGCTGTGGATGGGACGTGGCACACTTGCCTTGGTGACCAGCCCCTCTCATCCCTCAGGCAGACAGCGTTCCCCGCACACCCCTCAGTGAGGAGTATGACTGTACCTACAGGAGGGCACGGCGGCACAAGCACACCCTGTGCCAACCCAACAAGCCTGGTGAGTCCCACAGAGCCCTGGTTGCAGGGATCATCCTTTAATTACTGCCCCAAAGCAGAGCCTGCTTTGCAAGGATCATCATTTAATTACTGCCCCAAAGCAGAGGTGGCTGGCAGCACCTCCCTACATCCCCACCCTGAGGGCACCCACgctgccttccctccctctctcctgagGATGCCCCGACCCTACAGGCACCCTAGAGGGGCTGTGGGCTGATTTTTGACATGTTTGGTGCTTCCTAAATTAACCTCTTGTGCTGCCCCACAGAGCCAGACACGGGCATCTCGGATGCAGAGCAGTATCACACCTACTCAGAGCTCACCAACCCACAGGACCCGCTGAGCAAGGACCAGTGGGACGACCTGGGCAGTGTCAccactccctgctcccagaCCAGTGATGATGAGGCCAAGACTGGCAGCCCTACAAAAGCTGAGCCTTTCCCTACCTCCAAAAAGGATGACTTGGCTCTACCCACGCTCAGCCTCGTCACCACTGCTGACACGGAGGTCGGAAAGcagacagcagagagcagccagtCCTACACAGGTACCCAGAGCCCCagccagagctggcaggagggtggggagggatgCTGGGGCATGGTGGCCTcatggcatcctgggctggctcaggaagagcgtggccagcaggtccagggaagggattctgcccctgtgctcatccctggggaggccacagcttgagtcctgtgtccagttctgggcccctcagcccctcaggaaggagattgaggtgctggagcaggtccaaaggaggcaactgggctggggaagggactggagcacagatcctgtgaggagaggctgagggagctgggggtgttgaggctggagaagaggaggctcaggggagacctcatcactctctacaactccctgaaaggaggttggagccaggggggggttgggctcttttcccaggcaactctcagcaagacaagagggcagggtctcaagttgtgccaggggaggtttaggttggagctgagaaagaatttctttctggagagggtgatcaggcattggaatgggctgcccagggaagtagtggattctccgtgtctggagatctttccaaagagcctggatgtggcactgagtgccatgggctgggaactgcagtgggagtggatcaagggttggacttgatgatctctgaggtgccttccaacccagcccattctaggattctatgattctatgtttggGACAGAAACAAGCAATTCATGCAGATTTGAGGGCTGCCTCACTATGGCCAAGAGTCTTTGCTGCCTTTTGTCCCAAGCAGGGTTTGCTCTGTCCCTCCCGAGCTCTGCAGTTTCTCTGAGCACCCAGGGACCCTTTTGGGGCTGCCCCAAGGGGGACAAATGCTATGTGGCATCAGCCTGGGTGCCAGTGTGCTAGGTCTCCATAAGCCCTTCAGGTGCTAGGGTGATGGATTCTCCCTAAGCTCCACGTATGTCAGGGTGATGGCTCTCCAGGAACCTGTTTGGTGCTGGACTCTGGAACAGCCACtggagctgggggaaaaaaaagaagtgctgAGATGTGTCCTCTCCTTCCAGCCACCCCCATGGACATCCCCAACATGTTCACTTTCTGGGAGGACCGAAGGCCAAACCACCAGCTGGAACCTTTGCAACAAATGTCCTTGGTGCACAGCTCAGAGGACATCCCCCTGCAAAGTGACCACAGAGCAGGGCAGATTGAAGCCAGGCTGGAGCTCCTccaggctcagctcagcaggTGAGCAGGCACAGGGGAGGAGAACACACAGGGAGGCTCTGGGTCATCACGTTCTCCCACTCTCTAGGCTACAGGGGGCTCTTTGGGCAGCAGAGAGACCCTGAGATATACTGCATTCcttggggaggtggtggaagccctTTGCAGACGCAGCAGCTTCTCAAGTTCTGGCCCAGCACCTCGTTTGCTGCTGTCCCACCACCCCTGGGATGGATCTCTCACCTTGCCACTACCTCCAAACTCAGCTGCAGACATGAAATGACCCAGGGGCTCCTGACCAAGCCTTTTGCaggcctcctcttcctcttgcaAAGAGCTGCAAACACCCTCTTGCTCGAGTGAACCATTGTTGCCTGCTGAATAAGAACaaatctctgatttttttgAGTGAAAAGGAAGAGCCCACAGGGGGTGCAGGTTGGAGGCAGCACCCACAGGAGCTCCTGGCTCTCCTGCCCACCTTCAGCTCACTCCACCCAGAGCCCACTTTGGAGTTTTGGTGTCTCACCAACATCCAGCAGCAAGGGCTGGATCTCCAACCCTCTCTGTTCAATGCTGCCAGGACTGTtgcctggggctgggtggggatgtttctgctcctgctttcaATCCAGGCCAAGGCAGAAGGCAAAGACTTCCTCtactttttccatttccttctgttcctcAGTTAAAAATGGTTGGCACCAACCTGCCTTGCTCCCATCTGTCAGCACGGGGCAGCTGGCCTGGAGAATTGATCCAGATTAAAACTAACCATTGCAATTTTTATCCCCCCTCGGGGGAGTTTTAGCTTTATTCATTTCCCCACTCCAGATTCCAGTTTGGCttcaccaaagaaaaaaaaaaaaattgggcaGGGGATGATTGAGTGTGGCAGGAGAGAGAGGGCAGCAGGATCGATCGTTCTGCTTTGAAGCTCTGCTAAAAAACCTCTCGCCTCAGCAGCAAAGCATCATCAGCCTCGGGGCACCTCCTCCCCAGTGCCTCCCATTCCCGGCCACTGGTTTAGCTCTCCCGGGGCTGTGGTGGGATGCACCGTGCTAACACCGGGCTGTTCTGTCCCTAGGCTGGAGTCCAGGATGTCGTCAGACATGAATATaatcctccagctcctgcagcgCCAGCTGTCCCAAGTGCCACCCGCCTACAGCCCCATCTCACCCTCCTCCCACAACCTGGCCATGTACGGAGTCCTCCCGAGGAGCCTGGAGCCGCTCACCCCCTGCTCACacccagaggaggaggagccgACAACCCTGGAGGAGGTAAAGCCACCCCTCCTGGAGCCCTCCCGGGATCagccgggttggaaaggagctctgagagcatcaaatccaacccttgatccactcctccccctgtggttcccagcccatggcactcagtgccacatccagtcccttcctaaaaacctccagggatggagaatccaccctcTCCCTGGGCAGTGCCTGTAAAGAATTCCCTCCCTGTAAAGAAGCATTTGGTTGGAATcccagaattatttgggttagaatcccagaatcatttgggttggaatcCCAggatcatttgggttggaatcCCAggatcatttgggttggaattCCAGAATTATTTAAgttaga of the Calypte anna isolate BGI_N300 chromosome 27, bCalAnn1_v1.p, whole genome shotgun sequence genome contains:
- the KCNH6 gene encoding potassium voltage-gated channel subfamily H member 6 codes for the protein MFILNFEDLAQVMAKRGSRNLHRRLSQSWRGEASHVKLNPPNSTSDSDLMKYRTISQIPQFTLNFVEFNLEKHRSGSTTEIEIIAPHKVMERTQNVTEKVTQVLSLGADVLPEYKLQAPRIHRWTILHYSPFKAVWDWLILLLVIYTAVFTPYSAAFLLNEEQVEEKRWDCGYSCDPLNIIDLIVDIMFIVDIVINFRTTYVNINDEVVSHPGKIAIHYFKGWFLIDMVAAIPFDLLIFRSGSDETTTLIGLLKTARLLRLVRVARKLDRYSEYGAAVLFLLMCTFALIAHWLACIWYAIGNVERPYMEHKIGWLDNLGDQIGKRYNDSDLSSGPSIKDKYVTALYFTFSSLTSVGFGNVSPNTNSEKIFSICVMLIGSLMYASIFGNVSAIIQRLYSGTARYHTQMLRVKEFIRFHQIPNPLRQRLEEYFQHAWSYTNGIDMNAVLKGFPDCLQADICLHLNRTLLQNCKAFRGASKGCLRALAMKFKTTHAPPGDTLVHYGDVLTTLYFISRGSIEILREDIVVAILGKNDIFGEPISLYARPGKSNADVRALTYCDLHKIQREDLLEVLDMYPAFSDNFWSNLEITFNLRDADSVPRTPLSEEYDCTYRRARRHKHTLCQPNKPEPDTGISDAEQYHTYSELTNPQDPLSKDQWDDLGSVTTPCSQTSDDEAKTGSPTKAEPFPTSKKDDLALPTLSLVTTADTEVGKQTAESSQSYTATPMDIPNMFTFWEDRRPNHQLEPLQQMSLVHSSEDIPLQSDHRAGQIEARLELLQAQLSRLESRMSSDMNIILQLLQRQLSQVPPAYSPISPSSHNLAMYGVLPRSLEPLTPCSHPEEEEPTTLEESPSYTEKEKFPLKSKDSLSSGMHQAVASDETLLVHSQQEHHSPPLLNPEPPHQRASNTQGLFRGSRVPSLPEHLEAPLEHQDIQRHLSDPLLPGS